TACATCTACTCGTAGCCTACAATTTTCTACATTATGGTCAACCTTCACGAGACTTTGACTCAATTCTGTTGACTGCAAAGTAATTGCAATAGCACCCTTCTCATTACCACTTCCCATTAGGAAACGGCTAACACGTAATGGCGCCTTGACACATGACCAAGTTACAGGACGCTTCCATATGAATCCCAAATCAAATGGCTTAGAACTGTGAGAATCCTTGATTGAGAAACCATATAAGATAGAAGAACCTTCTTTATGAAAGCTGTTTACTTCTTTCATCATTATGTCAGGAGAAACTGAAAATCCATAGTTAGGATTACTACTGTATCCCTCATTATCGTTCCATGTATCTTTCATATTATGAACTAAACTTCCCTCGAGCTGAACATACACGTTACTAGACTTTGCAAGAGAACATTTACCATCAACTGTTCTTCCGAACAATGAACTCATAGACCAGCTCGGTTGTAGTTTTCTGCTGCTGGAAAGGGTTTCATAAGTTTCCAAATCATCTGGTTTCAGAACAATTGTAAGGGTTTGTTCAAGAACTATTCCATGAGTAGAAGCCATAGGATCAAATTCACCTGAAGTTAGATGTAACCGTTGAGAATGATAAAATCCACTATAAATTGATGGTCTGTTCATCAATGAAGAAAGCCCAGATTTATCTCGACATGGAAGTAATTTTAACCAAGGAGTCAGATTCTCAGTGCAAACAGCCTCTCGAGGCAACGAGCCATATCTTAGATTGCCTGAAAGTGACCGAAAGCTCCAATCAGGAGCTGAATATGTAGTAGAAGATTCTAGAAAGTTTATTGAAGCACAAAAGAGGCCTGAAAGTGTGTGTGTAAGATTTTTCCATGAAGCGTCAACAAGATTAGAGGGTACATCAAATACGGCCCACAATTCAACTCCGGGAGGTTTTGCATTGCTGCTTGCAACAGGATCAAAACCACCCCAACTTTCATAGTTCCAACGACCTTGAGTGAAAGACAATTCCATTTCTTTAATTCGATATTTGTGAACCTGAATAAGCAGCACAAAACATGGTCATACTTAAATCAACACACGTCATAACGGTCTCCATCAATTTGGAATCAAGAAGTAATCAGAGTTATCGAACATACACAAAAATGGTGAGAAGATAAATACACAGTTAAGAAGATATTACAATTTCATTTCATTTCTAAGTAGATAAAACAATCATATCTTGAATCTCCACTAAGGCATTCAACCATTCACATAACTGAttaaatcgtttaaatattaaaaaagtaAACGGTGACTCCACTAAACTCTCTGTAAGCCCTAACCTCAATTAGCAACGCTGAACACAACAATTAGAACAGTTATCCGTACAATTTAACCTGCTAAtccactaaaacacaaaaatagaaacac
The window above is part of the Rutidosis leptorrhynchoides isolate AG116_Rl617_1_P2 chromosome 1, CSIRO_AGI_Rlap_v1, whole genome shotgun sequence genome. Proteins encoded here:
- the LOC139879747 gene encoding uncharacterized protein, which gives rise to MPRLLSPCILLIIILCVSSESTGEVSEPLGGEEFTEELLFRPLPDRKVLSHFHFETKVPPTNSYGHHHSLFPKAIYQLVHKYRIKEMELSFTQGRWNYESWGGFDPVASSNAKPPGVELWAVFDVPSNLVDASWKNLTHTLSGLFCASINFLESSTTYSAPDWSFRSLSGNLRYGSLPREAVCTENLTPWLKLLPCRDKSGLSSLMNRPSIYSGFYHSQRLHLTSGEFDPMASTHGIVLEQTLTIVLKPDDLETYETLSSSRKLQPSWSMSSLFGRTVDGKCSLAKSSNVYVQLEGSLVHNMKDTWNDNEGYSSNPNYGFSVSPDIMMKEVNSFHKEGSSILYGFSIKDSHSSKPFDLGFIWKRPVTWSCVKAPLRVSRFLMGSGNEKGAIAITLQSTELSQSLVKVDHNVENCRLRVDVFQVVPWYIKVYYHSVKLFVDGIPHSLGDNLENLRVSPSEDKVSPGVMEMILRLPCDMKSASLTLEFDKGFLHIDEYPPDANQGFDIPSAIISYPDFQTRLHYKCDNTSIKSPMVSKMQEKRTILSYTEVLLVPLTTPDFSMPYNVITITCTVFALYFGSLLNALIRRAGEEERLLKNKDKRTGKLSLLLSKLSAKLRGKTWTPPSSTPPSSSSNFISSKVIMKIIFMAAIAFGWQYYNG